The following are from one region of the Equus przewalskii isolate Varuska chromosome 21, EquPr2, whole genome shotgun sequence genome:
- the KCNK15 gene encoding potassium channel subfamily K member 15, protein MREPSVRAAALVLCILSYLLVGAAVFDALESEAESGRQRLLARKRGELRRKYGFSAEDDHELERLALQAEPHRAGRRWKFAGSFYFAITVITTIGYGHAAPGTDSGKVFCMFYALLGIPLTLVTFQSLGERLNALVRRLLLAAKRCLGLRRPRVSTENMVVAGLLVCAATLALGAAAFAHFEGWTFFHAYYYCFITLTTIGFGDFVALQRDEALQRKPPYVAFSFLYILLGLTVIGAFLNLVVLRFLAASTGALERAARRAGPLRLGAPESRGRCPARRPARPGGPASVSHRVHQLEVWARDNLGFSPPASPRAVGGGRAGGPLARRKSI, encoded by the exons ATGCGGGAGCCGAGCGTGCGCGCGGCGGCGCTCGTGCTGTGCATCCTGTCCTACCTGCTGGTGGGCGCCGCCGTCTTCGACGCGCTCGAGTCCGAGGCGGAGAGCGGCCGGCAGCGGCTGCTGGCCCGGAAGCGCGGCGAGCTGCGGCGCAAGTACGGCTTCTCGGCCGAGGACGACCACGAGCTGGAGCGCCTGGCGCTGCAGGCCGAGCCGCACCGTGCTGGGCGCCGGTGGAAGTTCGCCGGCTCCTTCTACTTCGCCATCACCGTCATCACCACCATCG GGTACGGCCATGCCGCGCCAGGCACGGACTCGGGCAAGGTCTTCTGCATGTTCTATGCGCTCCTGGGCATCCCCCTGACGCTGGTCACCTTCCAGAGCCTGGGCGAGCGGCTGAACGCGCTGGTGCGGCGCCTCCTGCTGGCGGCGAAGCGCTGCCTGGGCCTGCGGCGGCCGCGCGTGTCCACCGAGAACATGGTGGTGGCCGGGCTGCTGGTGTGCGCGGCCACCCTGGCCCTCGGGGCCGCCGCCTTCGCGCACTTCGAGGGCTGGACCTTCTTCCACGCCTACTACTACTGCTTCATCACCCTCACCACCATCGGTTTTGGCGACTTCGTGGCGCTGCAGAGGGACGAGGCGCTGCAGAGGAAGCCGCCCTACGTGGCTTTCAGCTTCCTCTACATCCTCTTGGGGCTCACGGTCATCGGCGCCTTCCTCAACCTTGTGGTCCTGCGCTTCCTCGCCGCCAGCACCGGCGCGCTCGAGCGCGCTGCCCGCCGCGCCGGCCCGCTCCGCCTGGGGGCGCCCGAGAGCCGCGGCCGCTGCCCggcccgccgccccgcccgccccgggggCCCCGCCTCGGTCTCCCACCGCGTCCACCAGCTGGAGGTGTGGGCCCGCGACAATCTGGGCTTCTCGCCCCCCGCGAGCCCGAGGGCTGTGGGCGGCGGCAGGGCAGGCGGGCCTCTGGCCCGGCGGAAGTCCATCTAA